The genomic region GCGAGGCTCAGGCGGCCTGCGCCGCCGCCACTTCGGCGATCCGCGCTTCGATGAAAGCGAGGTCCGGCAGCAGGGCGGGATCGTCGTTGTGCAGCACCCGGGCCAGCACGCCTTCGGGCAGGTCGTCCTGCTCGCCTGCAACGCCAAGTCCGGCCCGGCTCACCGTCACCAGGCGCGGGAAGCCCTGTGCCACGATCGCGAAGTACGGTGCATGGGAGTCGCCGCCCAGAGCCTTCAGCACTACCACCTTGCTGCCGAGCCCGGGCTGCTCCCCGGCGATTCCGGCCAGCCGGGAGAACGCCACCAGGGGCACCCGCCAGCCGTGCCAACGGATCCGCCCGAGCAGCCAGTCCGGAACGTCGGCGTCATAGGATTCGGGCGGCGCATAGGTCAACACCTCGGCGATTGTCGCATTCGGCAACAGCAGGCGCGCGTCGGCAACCTGGATCAGCACGCCACGGATATCGTTGACTGGGGCCGCGGTTTCTTGGCGGGTGGACGCATGCATCGTCGTATTCCTCAGGCCGGCCAGCGCTCGGCCAGGCGTTGCGCTAGTTCGACCGGAGGCGCGAGTTCGCCGCCACGTGCCGCCAGCTGTCCGGGCGCGGCAGGGTCGTAGCAACCTTCCGGCGATTGGCCGACCACCAGCGCACCGTCGACGCGGTGCTTGAGCACGATGTCGATACTGTCAGGATCGCTGCCACTGAGCATCAACACGCCGCTGTCCGCGGATGGCAGCCCGGCCAGGATGTCGCCGTCGGCGCTGAAATTCATGCCGTTGGCGCCAGCTTCGATGCCGACCCCGGCCGGCACCACATAGACGAAGCCGGCCATGACCATCCGCCCGGGCTCAGCCAGTTGCACCGGCAGCGTGGTGGCACGCTGCATCTGCGCGACCAGCCGGTCGTAGCGGCCGCCGTCGAGGCGTTGCTGCACCAGCACCGGGCGCGGGAAATCATTGGGCAGAGCGCCGAGCAGTTGGCGCACCGCATCCGGACCACCGATGCCCGCCATCACCAGCACAGCACCGGGGATGTGCTCGACCGGGGCGTCGTCGACCAGTTCCAAGGAGGCGATGCGTGCGTCGAGGTCGGAAAGATCGTGGCCGAAACCTGCATCACCGGACTGGCTTCCGGCGGTCCAGTACGCGCCGCTGCCGTCATCCAGGGTCAACTCGCCAAAGCCCGTGTCCGTAGCAGGCGTCGACGGCCCAGCGCCCTCTTCCGCAGGCACTTCGGCGACGGGCAGTGGTGGCGGCTCGGCCGCACCGTGGTCCTTGTCCTGCGCGATGGAAGACAGGCTGTCGAGGTGCTCGTCCAGCCCGGGGGACGGCGTTGCATCTGCTGTCGTGGCCGTGCCATCGAAGATGATTTCAAAGTCGCCGGCCGCATCGTCGCCGAACTCGAGTTCGCTGGCGACATCGACATCGACCGTCTCGGCGGCAACCGGATCGAAGTTGATCTCGAAACCACCTGAGCCCTCGCCGGCCTCATCCGACTCGATGGTCTCCATGAGCGTCTGGCCGCCCGCATCCTCGTCTTCGAGTTCGAGGGTTATGCCGTCGCCATCGCTACCGTTATCAGGCGATGCTTCTGCGTCGATCCCGATATCCACATCGAAATCGAGGCTGATGCCACCTTCGGCGAGCTCCATGACATCGGCAGCAGGTGCCTCGGATTCGAATCGGGCCGATGGCTCATGCGCCGGCACCTGGGTGTCGATCGCTACATCATCCTCCCCGGCATTCGGGTCGAACGCGGCCAAGGCCTCGTCGCTGATCTCCGGAGCCGAATGCACGCGGAGCCCGGCCGGCTCCTCGGCCGCGTTGTCCGGCCGCGGTGGCAATACGCGGTCATGACCCTGCAGCTTGGCCAGCAGGTGACGCTTCCAGCGTGCGGCCTCCCAGCCCTCGCGTGCGGCGGCCAGTTCGGCCTCTTCGTAGATCACATTGACACCGGGATTGCCGAGCACGGACTCGAAACGCTCCAGTGCGTTCTCCATGTCCGGATCGAGCGCGACCAGCACGATCTCCGGACGGGCCTCGCTCAGGGCTTCGGCGGGCAGTTCGTTGGGGTCGCCGTGCAGGACGCTCTCGATGCCGGCTTCGGCCAGCAGCTCGCGCAAGCGCTCGCCGGCGATACCCGGGCGCACGAGCAAGGCTACGCGAGGCGCTGGTTCGTTTCGGTAGTCAGTCATGCTGCTGCTCGATTCCCAGCAGTTCGTACACGTTTCGCAACAGCTCGGGCTCCTGATAGGGCTTGCCGAGGTAGCGGTCGACGCCGATCTCCATCGCGCGCTGGCGGTGCTTCTCGCCGGTTCGCGAGGTGATCATGATGATCTTCACATCACGCAAGCGCGAGTCGGCCTTCATCTGTGTCGCCAACTCGTAGCCGTCCATGCGCGGCATCTCGATGTCGAGCAGCATCAGGTCCGGCACGGTTTCGACCATGCGCTCGAGCGCGTCGATGCCGTCCTTCGCGGTCGAGACCTCGAAGCCCTGACGCTCGAGTACGCGACCGCTGACCTTGCGCATGGTGATCGAGTCGTCGACCACCATGACCAGCGGCACCCGCCGGGTCTCGGCCACCGGTACCGGCTCGATCACGGCTTCCTGCGGCAGTGCGTGA from Lysobacter alkalisoli harbors:
- a CDS encoding chemotaxis protein CheW → MHASTRQETAAPVNDIRGVLIQVADARLLLPNATIAEVLTYAPPESYDADVPDWLLGRIRWHGWRVPLVAFSRLAGIAGEQPGLGSKVVVLKALGGDSHAPYFAIVAQGFPRLVTVSRAGLGVAGEQDDLPEGVLARVLHNDDPALLPDLAFIEARIAEVAAAQAA
- a CDS encoding chemotaxis protein CheB, producing the protein MTDYRNEPAPRVALLVRPGIAGERLRELLAEAGIESVLHGDPNELPAEALSEARPEIVLVALDPDMENALERFESVLGNPGVNVIYEEAELAAAREGWEAARWKRHLLAKLQGHDRVLPPRPDNAAEEPAGLRVHSAPEISDEALAAFDPNAGEDDVAIDTQVPAHEPSARFESEAPAADVMELAEGGISLDFDVDIGIDAEASPDNGSDGDGITLELEDEDAGGQTLMETIESDEAGEGSGGFEINFDPVAAETVDVDVASELEFGDDAAGDFEIIFDGTATTADATPSPGLDEHLDSLSSIAQDKDHGAAEPPPLPVAEVPAEEGAGPSTPATDTGFGELTLDDGSGAYWTAGSQSGDAGFGHDLSDLDARIASLELVDDAPVEHIPGAVLVMAGIGGPDAVRQLLGALPNDFPRPVLVQQRLDGGRYDRLVAQMQRATTLPVQLAEPGRMVMAGFVYVVPAGVGIEAGANGMNFSADGDILAGLPSADSGVLMLSGSDPDSIDIVLKHRVDGALVVGQSPEGCYDPAAPGQLAARGGELAPPVELAQRLAERWPA